The Mauremys reevesii isolate NIE-2019 linkage group 13, ASM1616193v1, whole genome shotgun sequence genome contains a region encoding:
- the LOC120380833 gene encoding olfactory receptor 4D1-like: protein MDQQNLTTTVTEFVLLGLTQSPELEHFFFIAFFLVYVTTWLGNLTIIITVISDHRLHTPMYFLLANLAFLDVSDSSVNTPRLLLCLLSQCKTISFNDCLLQIFFFHFIGGAVVFLLVGMAFDRYVAIYKPLRYLIIMNRSVCVGIVALAWLGGFAHSAVQIGLLLQLPFCGPNVLDNFYCDVPQVIKLACTDTHVIELQMVFNNGVFLLIVFIILLISYIIILVQIWSHVTDGKRKALSTCGTQITVVCLIFIPTIFIYARPFKKFALDKVVSVIYTVITPMLNSVIYTLRNAEMKKAIKRLMSRFLFSCRKLKT, encoded by the coding sequence ATGGACCAGCAGAATCTCACCACTACAGTGACTGAATTTGTGCTCCTGGGACTCACCCAGAGTCCTGAGCTAGAGCATTTTTTCTTCATTGCCTTCTTCCTAGTATATGTGACCACTTGGTTGGGAAATTTAACTATCATCATCACGGTGATCTCTGACCACAGACTCCACACCCCTATGTACTTCCTGCTGGCCAACCTGGCTTTCCTAGATGTCAGTGACTCATCGGTCAATACTCCCAGATTGCTGTTGTGTCTCCTCTCCCAGTGTAAAACCATCTCATTCAATGACTGTCTCCTCCAGATCTTCTTCTTCCACTTCATAGGGGGTGCAGTGGTATTTTTGCTTGTGGGGATGGCATTCGATCGGTATGTGGCCATCTATAAACCACTGAGATACTTGATTATCATGAATCGGAGTGTGTGCGTGGGGATAGTGGCACTGGCATGGTTGGGTGGATTTGCTCACTCTGCTGTTCAGATTGGACTGCTCCTCCAGCTACCATTCTGTGGGCCGAACGTCCTGGACAATTTTTACTGTGATGTCCCACAGGTCATCAAACTGGCCTGCACCGACACCCATGTGATCGAGCTGCAGATGGTCTTCAATAATGGAGTGTTCCTTCTAATTGTATTCATAATTCTGCTAATTTCCTATATCATCATCTTAGTCCAGATCTGGTCACATGTCACAGATGGGAAGCGCAAGgctctgtcaacctgtggaacgcaGATTACCGTGGTGTGTTTAATATTCATACCCACCATCTTCATCTATGCTCGGCCCTTCAAGAAGTTTGCCCTGGACAAAGTGGTGTCTGTCATTTACACAGTAATCACTCCAATGCTGAATTCAGTTATCTACACGCTGAGAAACGCTGAGATGAAAAAGGCCATAAAGAGACTGATGAGCAGATTCCTGTTCTCATGCAGGAAACTAAAAACATAA